CTCAGCCACGTGGAACGGCTGTGACAAGAAACGCTGAACACGTCGTGCACGGCCCACAGCAAGCTTATCTTCCTCTGAAAGCTCTTCCATACCCAAGATGGCAATGATATCTTGAAGCTCTTTATAGCGCTGTAACAACTCTTTTACGCGCTGGGCACACTCATAGTGCTCTTTACCCAAAATCTCTGGGGTAAGAATACGAGAGGTAGAATCCAACGGATCTACCGCTGGATAAATACCCAACTCAGCAATCTTACGAGACAATACAGTTGTCGCATCCAAGTGGGCAAAAGTAGTAGCCGGTGCAGGGTCGGTCAAGTCATCTGCAGGTACGTAGACCGCCTGTACCGATGTAATAGATCCTCTTTTTGTAGAGGTAATTCGTTCTTGCATGGCACCCATCTCTGTGGCCAATGTTGGTTGGTAACCCACCGCTGAAGGCATCCTTCCCAAAAGGGCCGATACCTCAGAACCGGCCTGGGTAAACCGGAAAATATTGTCAATAAAGAAAAGTACATCCTTACCTTGACCGTCACCAGCACCATCACGGAAGTACTCAGCGATGGTCAATCCAGAAAGGGCCACACGAGCCCTTGCCCCTGGTGGTTCGTTCATCTGGCCAAACACAAACGTTGCCTTTGATTCTTTCATGGCCTTTTTATCGACCTTTGAAAGATCCCAACCGCCTTCTTCCATAGAATGCAAGAAATCGTCACCATATTTGATAATGCCCGACTCCAACATCTCACGCAACAGGTCGTTACCCTCACGGGTACGCTCACCAACACCAGCAAAAACCGAAAGACCACCGTGACCTTTTGCGATGTTGTTGATCAACTCTTGGATCAATACGGTTTTACCTACCCCGGCACCTCCAAACAATCCAATCTTCCCTCCTTTTGCATACGGCTCAATAAGGTCAATTACCTTGATACCTGTATAAAGTACCTCGGTCGAAGTGGAAAGATCTTCGAATTTGGGTGCC
This portion of the Flagellimonas lutaonensis genome encodes:
- the atpD gene encoding F0F1 ATP synthase subunit beta, giving the protein MSKITGKVAQIIGPVIDVEFESGTEIPKIYDSLEITKADGSKLVLEVQSHVGENTVRTISMDSTDGLSRGVDVVATGSAIQMPIGEDVYGRLFNVVGDAIDGMEDLPKTGDNGLPIHREAPKFEDLSTSTEVLYTGIKVIDLIEPYAKGGKIGLFGGAGVGKTVLIQELINNIAKGHGGLSVFAGVGERTREGNDLLREMLESGIIKYGDDFLHSMEEGGWDLSKVDKKAMKESKATFVFGQMNEPPGARARVALSGLTIAEYFRDGAGDGQGKDVLFFIDNIFRFTQAGSEVSALLGRMPSAVGYQPTLATEMGAMQERITSTKRGSITSVQAVYVPADDLTDPAPATTFAHLDATTVLSRKIAELGIYPAVDPLDSTSRILTPEILGKEHYECAQRVKELLQRYKELQDIIAILGMEELSEEDKLAVGRARRVQRFLSQPFHVAEQFTGIPGVLVDIKDTIKGFNMIMDGELDHLPESAFNLKGTIEEAIEAGEKMLAEA